The following are from one region of the Biomphalaria glabrata chromosome 4, xgBioGlab47.1, whole genome shotgun sequence genome:
- the LOC106060358 gene encoding metabotropic glutamate receptor 4-like has product MGILVAAVLFLLVGLSGGYILGDRLLDVVYSREGDLNIGGLFPVTTYNDTAICGVSLYRGSLTAIEIVEALAFAVDNINKDPKLLPMIKLGFTFLDSCTNPQAGVLQAIRFLPQSNERDYIPTTVANYLNSFKVIGVIGTATGHITTPVSILLGGAGIPLISFWDGGDDLSNKNVHPTFFRIIPPDVHHVLAILNFLNENKWLYFSVLAQDDDFGRASLKILKLFAAKMGMCVSVTLRVSDNSDFKIYLDTLIASPAKVVVALISETAVAHMIKVVWSENAAGKLIWVGSDRWLEYMYFNNVMEGNFVVSSSPLELPGFDTYFSSIKYSDSPNPWFKRALRDLGCDNNECAYSLLREKAGKITLSTPDIHDTMMIYAHGLHSLLITLCPGEEGRAAVECFNKNSDKFIGYLKRVNFTGASGQIFFDNKGDRTSILRIYQAVRRRVLKREDINETEVYTSHMSVEQVGYYDIRKGRIVNFHNLTLTFTKFDKNETLIESLCKIPCQPNEYKSILKGCCWLCRKCQNNEKVVDNDTACQKCPPLYWPGLSNNKYSVCEPIEVTTFDWLHPVTLALLITNGFDILLVFFVLGTFWLSHFQKDEEGPTWLVIIQLVAIVWGFMSVPIFLMRPTTFNCNAAHTLFLLSFCVLYLAMFLRTVEVYRKCFKVIEDYELRYTSKNYLVMFTIILVFIEMAAFITIGVLYPVRAVSLQPIISEKLVELVCEVPVPHTIIFLLFSMVLLLLCSIFSLKSQNDPYGFERNRFVSMYVVISLIMWIAFMPAYFTAIHHRMKTYFRLLVVLVNHTSALILNFTPAFLEMCLRRRKDSGPGGFGYFRNSRQSGNAPGQTAVHATKISRVEKSKPSTGGSSDIRDVHKINFSLQSILGLSITRSSRETSWNVDPK; this is encoded by the exons ATGGGGATACTTGTTGCTGCTGTGCTCTTTCTTCTCGTTGGCTTGTCCGGTGGTTACATCCTTGGAGACAGACTTCTAGACGTGGTGTACTCCAGGGAAGGGGATTTGAACATTGGAGGCTTATTCCCGGTGACGACGTACAACGACACGGCCATCTGTGGGGTCTCACTGTACCGTGGCTCATTGACTGCCATCGAGATTGTCGAAGCACTGGCCTTTGCTGTGGACAATATTAACAAG GACCCGAAGCTGCTACCAATGATCAAGCTGGGATTCACATTTCTGGACAGCTGTACCAACCCTCAAGCTGGGGTCTTGCAGGCGATACGATTTCTGCCTCAGTCAAACGAGAGAGACTATATCCCTACAA CTGTTGCGAACTATTTAAACTCCTTTAAAGTGATCGGAGTTATCGGAACTGCCACTGGCCACATCACAACCCCGGTCTCTATATTACTGGGCGGCGCAGGGATACCACTCATCAGTTTCTGGGACGGCGGGGATGATCTTAGCAACAAG AATGTGCATCCGACATTTTTCCGAATTATCCCCCCTGACGTCCACCATGTCTTGGCTATTCTCAACTTTCTGAATGAGAACAAGTGGCTATACTTTTCTGTGCTAGCACAGGACGATGATTTTGGCCGAGCCtctctgaaaatattaaagttaTTTGCAGCTAAGATGGGCATGTGCGTTTCTGTCACGTTGAGAGTTTCGGACAAcagtgattttaaaatttacctGGACACTCTAATAGCCTCGCCTGCCAAGGTGGTCGTGGCCCTGATCTCGGAAACAGCTGTGGCCCATATGATCAAGGTGGTGTGGTCGGAGAATGCAGCTGGGAAACTCATCTGGGTGGGCTCGGACCGATGGTTAGAGTATATGTACTTTAACAACGTGATGGAAGGGAACTTTGTCGTGTCGTCTTCGCCTCTGGAACTCCCAGGGTTCGACACTTATTTCTCAAGTATTAAATACAGCGACTCCCCGAACCCGTGGTTTAAAAGAGCTTTGAGAGACCTAGGATGCGACAATAATGAGTGCGCGTACTCTCTGCTGCGAGAGAAAGCGGGGAAAATAACGCTTTCCACCCCGGACATCCACGACACTATGATGATCTACGCCCATGGCTTGCACAGCCTCCTGATAACGTTGTGCCCTGGCGAGGAAGGGAGGGCTGCGGTCGAATGTTTTAACAAAAACTCTGACAAGTTCATTGGCTATCTCAAGAGGGTCAACTTTACCGGTGCTTCGGGTCAGATCTTCTTCGACAACAAAGGCGACCGAACTAGCATCCTGCGCATCTACCAGGCAGTACGCAGGCGTGTCCTCAAAAGGGAGGACATCAATGAGACAGAGGTGTATACGTCCCACATGAGCGTCGAGCAGGTAGGCTACTACGACATCCGTAAAGGCAGGATAGTCAATTTCCACAACTTGACTTTGACATTCACAAAGTTCGATAAGAATGAGACGCTAATAGAGTCGCTGTGTAAAATCCCGTGCCAACCCAACGAGTACAAAAGCATCCTTAAAGGCTGCTGCTGGCTGTGTCGTAAATGCCAGAACAATGAGAAGGTCGTAGACAACGACACGGCCTGCCAGAAATGCCCGCCCCTCTACTGGCCAGGTCTGTCGAACAACAAATACTCCGTCTGCGAGCCCATCGAGGTCACCACCTTTGACTGGTTGCACCCCGTGACCTTAGCCTTGCTCATCACTAACGGCTTTGACATTCTTCTGGTCTTCTTCGTGCTGGGCACGTTCTGGCTGAGCCACTTCCAGAAGGACGAGGAGGGTCCGACCTGGCTGGTCATCATTCAGCTGGTGGCCATCGTCTGGGGCTTCATGTCGGTGCCCATCTTCCTGATGCGACCAACCACCTTCAACTGCAACGCGGCTCACACCTTATTTTTACTCAGCTTTTGTGTGCTGTATCTTGCAATGTTTTTGAGGACCGTCGAAGTCTACAGAAAGTGTTTTAAAGTCATTGAGGACTACGAGTTGAGGTATACCAGTAAGAATTACCTAGTGATGTTTACCATCATATTGGTGTTCATTGAG ATGGCTGCATTTATTACCATTGGTGTGCTGTACCCTGTGCGTGCTGTAAGCCTCCAGCCGATTATTAGCGAGAAACTGGTCGAGTTGGTGTGCGAAGTTCCGGTTCCCCATACCATTATATTCCTCTTGTTTTCAATGGTGCTACTCCTTCTCTGCTCCATCTTCTCCCTCAAGTCACAGAACGACCCTTACGGGTTCGAACGGAACCGCTTCGTATCGATGTACGTGGTGATCTCACTGATCATGTGGATCGCCTTCATGCCGGCTTACTTCACGGCGATACACCACCGGATGAAGACCTACTTCCGGCTTCTGGTGGTCCTAGTCAACCACACCAGCGCGCTGATACTCAACTTCACGCCAGCCTTCCTGGAGATGTGCCTGCGGCGTAGGAAGGACTCGGGCCCAGGAGGGTTTGGCTACTTCCGGAACAGCAGACAGTCGGGGAACGCACCCGGGCAAACGGCCGTCCATGCGACAAAGATAAGCCGTGTGGAGAAGAGTAAGCCCAGCACTGGAGGGTCATCTGATATCAGAGATGttcacaaaattaattttagctTGCAGTCT aTACTTGGTTTATCCATCACTCGTAGCTCTAGGGAGACATCATGGAACGTGGACCCCAAGTAG
- the LOC106060523 gene encoding metabotropic glutamate receptor 1-like isoform X2, with the protein MRTSALVNVIRKRLEWREEQCIRDCEESECLETKKQAFVLPEGCRRDLERSGEGCRWSTFGLLSKGLSQHSSVLYLSSMKRNLVEAMISYLVAYQWMGVSVLVENNEAGRLLLEFIVKKLKAQKICISMASAVTETSDSEEIIKSLTQSQSKVVMMFVESATVNSLLHVIGQESERRKLVMLLSEDWTPLVESEWLVHGMVLFTHLNLGLDTVEFRHDALRLIPWIKKFMQESHCELDGCMMYVIDQMSVITMDDVLIHDALMVYVFGLQSLLREKCPSAKGAQAKTCFEKHSGEFLEYLKEVSFRGKSGNILNRESGNKLDPEKVYVYQILVEEKEVIEEEQEVVHLATYYIKTKAMEFLMNVNIDWVDFPLSKLDIKSHCQYPCSPREIRVKKGECCWQCFLCQNNERIVNNETACEECPPLTWPAMNAGTLSVCVDVELTVFDMTNPVTIATLIADLAGVIMVVYVCAMLKFRYDTLDLPLPMLLMQVLFIVLGYASVPLFLKSPTPLTCNAANLLFTVSFSGQYLCQFLICIQAYRKYHMPAEDVNVVNLTDGVYQKAYITAALIIQVAVYSALHFLHPVTVYKQQPILGEPLVEFTCNIPILHTVVFIIFSITCLLICSVFSFKSHNQERESLRSRYQSMYVFIALVMWIAFMPSYLTATSQMMKIFFLILAVLVNHFSALVLNFVPSLILSRVIKQSRESGPLMLLQNLSERRKSRKSSARKVSTAVDKPVQHEEFEQMTPKPSLKPDSSSSTSPQIVRLMSRVDSLHPLSGGNRKLV; encoded by the exons atgcgcactagcgcactagtgaacgtaatcaggaagagactagaatggagagaagaacagtgcatcagggattgtgaagagtctgaatgtttggaaactaagaagcaagcttttgtgctgcctgaaggttgtagaagggacctggaacGGAGCGGGGAAGgatgtcgttggtccacattcggcttgctgtctaaaggactg AGTCAGCACTCTAGTGTCTTGTACCTGTCTTCAATGAAGCGTAATTTGGTTGAGGCCATGATCAGCTACCTGGTGGCATATCAATGGATGGGGGTGTCTGTCTTGGTGGAAAATAACGAGGCAGGGAGGCTCCTGCTGGAGTTTATCGTGAAAAAGCTGAAAGCCCAAAAGATCTGCATCTCCATGGCCAGTGCTGTCACCGAGACCTCGGACAGCGAAGAAATTATCAAGTCTCTTACTCAAAGCCAGTCAAAGGTCGTGATGATGTTCGTAGAATCGGCCACTGTGAACAGTCTTCTGCACGTCATAGGTCAAGAGTCTGAGAGGAGAAAACTAGTAATGCTTCTCAGTGAGGATTGGACGCCTCTTGTGGAGTCGGAATGGCTGGTTCACGGCATGGTCCTCTTCACCCATCTCAACCTGGGACTTGATACTGTCGAGTTTCGCCATGACGCTCTAAGACTGATACCATGGATCAAGAAATTTATGCAGGAGTCCCACTGCGAACTGGACGGCTGCATGATGTATGTGATCGACCAGATGTCCGTCATAACAATGGACGATGTTTTAATCCACGACGCACTTATGGTCTACGTTTTCGGCCTGCAAAGTCTCCTCAGAGAGAAATGCCCCAGCGCGAAAGGGGCCCAAGCGAAAACGTGCTTTGAAAAACACTCCGGCGAGTTTTTAGAGTACCTGAAGGAAGTGTCTTTTCGTGGCAAGTCTGGGAACATCCTCAATCGTGAGTCGGGCAACAAATTGGATCCGGAGAAGGTCTACGTCTATCAGATCCTCGTAGAGGAAAAGGAAGTGATCGAGGAAGAGCAGGAGGTGGTCCATCTCGCTACGTACTACATAAAGACTAAAGCGATGGAATTTCTtatgaatgtaaatattgaCTGGGTCGATTTCCCTTTAAGTAAACTGGACATCAAATCCCACTGTCAATATCCATGCTCCCCCAGAGAGATCAGGGTGAAGAAAGGGGAATGCTGCTGGCAGTGTTTTCTTTGTCAAAACAATGAGAGAATTGTCAACAACGAGACCGCTTGTGAAGAGTGCCCGCCCCTGACTTGGCCCGCAATGAACGCCGGCACGCTGTCCGTCTGCGTGGACGTCGAGCTGACCGTCTTCGACATGACCAACCCTGTGACCATAGCCACGCTGATCGCTGACCTGGCCGGGGTCATCATGGTGGTCTACGTCTGCGCGATGCTCAAGTTCAGGTACGACACCCTGGACCTGCCACTGCCAATGCTGCTGATGCAGGTCTTGTTCATCGTCCTTGGCTACGCCTCCGTGCCATTGTTTTTGAAATCCCCGACGCCCCTGACCTGCAACGCCGCCAACCTTTTGTTCACTGTCAGTTTTAGTGGCCAGTACCTGTGCCAATTCTTAATCTGTATCCAAGCCTACAGGAAGTACCATATGCCTGCTGAGGACGTGAATGTCGTCAACCTCACAGATGGGGTCTATCAAAAAGCTTACATCACAGCTGCCCTGATCATCCAG GTGGCAGTCTACTCAGCTTTACATTTTCTGCACCCTGTAACTGTTTACAAGCAGCAGCCCATACTCGGAGAGCCTTTGGTCGAGTTCACTTGCAATATCCCCATCTTGCATACTGTGGTGTTCATCATTTTCTCCATCACATGCCTGCTGATCTGCAGCGTCTTCTCGTTCAAATCCCATAACCAGGAGAGGGAGAGCTTGAGGAGCCGCTACCAGTCCATGTATGTGTTCATTGCCCTGGTCATGTGGATCGCTTTCATGCCTTCCTACCTGACGGCTACCAGCCAGATGATGAAGATCTTCTTCCTGATCCTCGCGGTGCTGGTCAACCACTTCAGCGCCCTCGTGCTGAACTTTGTCCCCTCGCTCATTCTAAGCCGGGTCATCAAGCAAAGTCGAGAGTCGGGGCCGTTAATGCTGCTTCAGAACCTCTCAGAAAGAAGGAAATCTCGGAAGTCGTCCGCAAGAAAAGTGTCAACGGCTGTGGATAAACCAGTACAGCATGAGGAGTTTGAGCAAATGACTCCAAAACCTAGCCTTAAACCAGATTCTTCCTCATCGACTAGTCCCCAAATTGTGCGTTTGATGTCGAGAGTAGATTCCTTACACCCCTTAAGCGGCGGAAATCGAAAGTTGGTATGA